A single Haladaptatus sp. R4 DNA region contains:
- a CDS encoding helix-turn-helix domain-containing protein — protein sequence MVRDLADDTPDLQDVLDALDDPACRRIIMELREPMTAREVADATDIPLSTLYRKLDLLSEAALVAEETEIREDGHHTSRYRITVESVNISITEDGGFQVTIDRPPKTTDERLERLWTEIRKET from the coding sequence ATGGTGCGGGATTTGGCAGACGATACGCCCGATTTACAGGACGTTCTCGACGCCCTCGATGACCCCGCATGTCGACGGATAATCATGGAACTACGTGAACCGATGACGGCACGAGAGGTCGCCGACGCCACGGATATCCCGCTTTCGACCCTCTACCGAAAGCTCGACCTGCTGAGCGAAGCCGCACTCGTGGCCGAAGAGACCGAGATTCGAGAGGACGGCCATCACACGTCTCGCTACCGGATCACTGTCGAGTCGGTGAACATCTCCATAACCGAGGACGGCGGCTTTCAAGTCACCATCGACCGACCGCCGAAGACCACCGACGAACGCCTCGAACGGCTGTGGACGGAGATACGGAAGGAAACATGA